A window of the Cuculus canorus isolate bCucCan1 chromosome 3, bCucCan1.pri, whole genome shotgun sequence genome harbors these coding sequences:
- the ALKAL2 gene encoding ALK and LTK ligand 2, giving the protein MSGLRSPGLLGLVLLMLSAGYCKEKTDSAELKDRQSLINLIMEIIQELKRYHLEKDTGVQYFSKHDYNLDRREVADYGAYQDEQRVEIVPRDLRMKDKFLKHLTGPLYFSPKCSKHFHRLYHNTRDCTIPAYYKRCARLLTRLAVSPMCMEG; this is encoded by the exons ATGAGTGGACTGAGGTCTcctgggctgctggggctggtgcTCTTGATGCTGTCAGCAGGAtattgcaaagagaaaacagactCCGCAGAACTGAAGGACAGGCAAAGTCTTATAAATCTGATCATGGAGATCATTCAGGAACTGAAAAGGTACCACCTGGAGAAGGACACTGGGGTGCAGTACTTCTCCAAGCACGACTATAACTTGGATCGAAGGGAAGTGGCTGACTACGGAGCATACCAGGATGAGCAGAGAGTCG AAATAGTTCCCAGAGATTTGAGGATGAAAGACAAGTTCTTAAAGCATTTAACAg GTCCGCTGTACTTTAGCCCAAAATGTAGTAAACACTTTCACCGGCTTTATCACAACACAAGGGACTGCACCATCCCAGCAT aCTATAAGAGATGTGCCAGGCTTCTTACTCGGTTGGCAGTAAGCCCAATGTGCATGGAAGGATAA